In Nocardioides sp. InS609-2, a single genomic region encodes these proteins:
- a CDS encoding DUF6350 family protein, with product MTSLLPVRPSARTRPPGPAPRHRPVALLGALAGTVAAASTLMVCLAVGVIGWFLSDAGVHGAPRDGMRAGALGWLAAHGSGLQVRGVPVDVVPLGLTAICAWAVWRLALRLGEGVSAHGPDAHSISDGERDWTVPAAVGTFFTGYAVVAVVTSSLAGGEIAPSVAPVLGWTLLFTLFLAAPAVAIGSGRAAIWASYLPPVLRYGVRTALGVLGTFLVVSAVVLAMGFVVDLTAALNMASRLHAGAGEATLLTLVNTAFVPNATLFSGSYLLGPGFEVGANTLVSPGAVVLGPLPLFPLLAALPAAGAVPAWAGAVVAVPLLVAAMATARVQRRFPTLRWDEGAMRGCGGGIIAGLLFALLASLSGGAAGPGRMRFIGPFGFDVLVHAVTAFGLGGLVGGLLMTWWQGRTSIPVDAAA from the coding sequence ATGACTTCGCTGCTACCTGTCCGCCCGAGCGCCCGCACCCGGCCGCCCGGACCCGCGCCCCGGCACCGGCCCGTCGCCCTGCTGGGCGCGCTCGCCGGGACCGTCGCGGCTGCGTCGACCCTGATGGTGTGTCTCGCCGTCGGCGTCATCGGCTGGTTCCTCAGCGACGCCGGTGTGCACGGAGCACCTCGCGACGGGATGCGAGCCGGTGCCTTGGGCTGGCTGGCCGCTCACGGGTCGGGCCTGCAGGTGCGCGGCGTGCCGGTCGACGTCGTACCCCTCGGGCTGACGGCGATCTGCGCCTGGGCGGTCTGGCGGCTCGCGCTGCGACTCGGCGAGGGCGTGTCGGCGCACGGTCCCGACGCTCACAGCATCTCCGACGGTGAGCGCGACTGGACCGTGCCGGCCGCCGTCGGAACCTTCTTCACCGGCTACGCCGTGGTCGCCGTCGTCACCTCCTCACTCGCCGGAGGCGAGATCGCCCCGTCGGTGGCGCCGGTGCTCGGCTGGACGCTGCTCTTCACCCTCTTCCTGGCAGCTCCCGCTGTGGCGATCGGGTCGGGTCGTGCCGCGATCTGGGCGTCGTACCTACCGCCCGTCCTGCGCTACGGCGTGCGTACGGCGCTCGGCGTGCTCGGCACGTTCCTGGTCGTGAGCGCGGTCGTGCTGGCCATGGGGTTCGTCGTCGACCTGACTGCCGCGCTCAACATGGCGTCGCGATTGCACGCCGGCGCCGGCGAGGCCACGCTGCTCACCCTGGTCAACACAGCGTTCGTGCCCAACGCCACGCTGTTCAGCGGCTCCTACCTGCTCGGCCCCGGCTTCGAGGTGGGCGCCAACACACTCGTCTCGCCCGGCGCCGTCGTGCTCGGGCCGCTCCCGCTCTTCCCGTTGCTGGCCGCGCTGCCCGCCGCCGGCGCGGTGCCGGCGTGGGCGGGTGCCGTGGTCGCCGTACCCCTGCTCGTCGCGGCGATGGCCACCGCGCGCGTGCAGCGTCGCTTCCCGACGCTGCGCTGGGACGAAGGCGCGATGCGCGGCTGCGGTGGCGGCATCATCGCCGGCCTGCTCTTCGCGTTGCTCGCCTCGTTGTCGGGCGGGGCAGCCGGGCCGGGCCGGATGCGGTTCATCGGCCCGTTCGGCTTCGACGTGCTCGTGCACGCCGTCACTGCGTTCGGTCTGGGTGGCCTGGTCGGCGGGCTGCTGATGACGTGGTGGCAGGGGCGGACGTCGATCCCCGTCGACGCTGCTGCTTGA
- the purH gene encoding bifunctional phosphoribosylaminoimidazolecarboxamide formyltransferase/IMP cyclohydrolase: MSDLQIPIRRALVSVYDKAGLDDLVRGLHEAGVALVSTGGSAAMIEGLGLPVTRVEDLTGFPECLDGRVKTLHPRVHAGILADRRLESHVAQLAELEVEPFDLVVCNLYPFSQTVDSGASPDECVEQIDIGGPSMVRAAAKNHPSVAIVTSPASYDDVLGAVAAGGFTFDQRKALAAEAFAHTAAYDVAVANWFAGTYVGADDRWPAFTGDTWTKSSVLRYGENPHQDAALYVDGTGGLAAAEQLHGKEMSYNNFVDTDAARRAAHDFDEPAVAIIKHANPCGIAICSDDVPDPISVAHRRAHECDPTSAFGGVIAVNRAVSVELAAQVAEIFTEVIVAPSYDEGAVEILQGKKNIRILRCDPPTDDRPAEMRPVSGGILVQMRDHVDAPGDDPASWTLATGEAASPEVLADLAFAWKACRAAKSNAILLAKDGASVGIGMGQVNRVDSCRLAVTRAGERAAGSVAASDAFFPFEDGPQILIDAQVSAIVQPGGSKRDELTIKACEAAGVTMYFTGTRHFAH, from the coding sequence GTGTCCGATCTCCAGATCCCGATCAGGCGTGCCCTGGTCTCCGTCTATGACAAGGCCGGTCTCGACGACCTGGTCCGCGGCCTGCACGAGGCCGGCGTCGCACTCGTCTCGACCGGCGGCTCCGCCGCCATGATCGAGGGGCTGGGCCTTCCGGTCACCCGGGTCGAGGATCTCACCGGCTTCCCCGAGTGCCTCGACGGCCGGGTCAAGACGCTGCACCCACGGGTGCACGCCGGCATCCTCGCCGACCGCCGTCTCGAGTCCCACGTCGCGCAGCTGGCCGAGCTCGAGGTCGAGCCGTTCGACCTGGTCGTGTGCAACCTCTACCCGTTCAGTCAGACGGTCGATTCCGGGGCCTCGCCCGACGAGTGCGTCGAGCAGATCGACATCGGCGGGCCGTCGATGGTCCGGGCAGCCGCCAAGAACCACCCGTCGGTCGCCATCGTGACCTCGCCCGCGTCGTACGACGACGTGCTGGGCGCCGTCGCGGCCGGTGGCTTCACGTTCGATCAGCGCAAGGCGCTGGCTGCGGAGGCGTTCGCGCACACCGCGGCGTACGACGTCGCCGTCGCCAACTGGTTCGCCGGCACCTACGTCGGGGCCGACGACCGCTGGCCGGCCTTCACGGGTGACACCTGGACCAAGTCGTCGGTGCTGCGCTACGGCGAGAACCCGCACCAGGACGCCGCGCTGTACGTCGACGGCACGGGCGGGTTGGCTGCCGCCGAGCAGCTGCACGGCAAGGAGATGTCCTACAACAACTTCGTCGACACCGACGCCGCCCGCCGCGCGGCCCACGACTTCGACGAGCCGGCCGTGGCGATAATCAAGCACGCGAACCCGTGTGGCATCGCAATTTGTTCGGACGACGTCCCAGATCCGATTTCTGTGGCCCACCGTCGTGCCCACGAGTGCGACCCCACGTCCGCCTTCGGCGGCGTCATCGCCGTCAACCGTGCGGTGTCGGTCGAGCTGGCCGCCCAGGTCGCGGAGATCTTCACCGAGGTGATCGTCGCGCCGTCGTACGACGAGGGCGCGGTCGAGATCCTGCAGGGCAAGAAGAACATCCGGATCCTCCGATGTGACCCGCCCACCGACGACCGGCCGGCGGAGATGCGCCCGGTGAGCGGCGGCATCCTCGTGCAGATGCGTGACCACGTCGACGCCCCCGGTGACGACCCCGCGTCCTGGACGCTGGCCACCGGCGAGGCCGCCTCGCCCGAGGTGCTCGCCGACCTCGCCTTCGCCTGGAAGGCCTGCCGCGCAGCGAAGTCCAACGCGATCCTGCTCGCCAAGGACGGCGCCTCGGTGGGCATCGGCATGGGTCAGGTCAACCGCGTCGACTCGTGCCGACTCGCGGTCACCCGGGCAGGGGAGCGGGCCGCTGGCTCGGTCGCCGCGTCGGATGCGTTCTTCCCGTTCGAGGACGGTCCGCAGATCCTCATCGACGCCCAGGTGAGCGCCATCGTCCAGCCGGGTGGCTCGAAGCGCGACGAGCTCACCATCAAGGCGTGCGAAGCCGCCGGCGTCACGATGTACTTCACCGGCACCCGCCACTTTGCCCACTGA
- a CDS encoding bifunctional methylenetetrahydrofolate dehydrogenase/methenyltetrahydrofolate cyclohydrolase produces the protein MTAETLDGSATLATIKAELTVRVAALKERGVVPGLGTVLVGDDPGSHWYVGAKHKDCAAIGITSLRHDLPATATQAEVEAVIDELNADPACTGFLVQQPTGLDEFALLSRVDPDKDVDGLHPTNLGKLVLGESGPLPCTPVGAIELLRRHEVNIAGAEVVVVGRGLTVGRPLGLLLTRRSENATVTLCHTGTVDLAAHVRRADIVVAAAGVPGIISGDMVKPGAAVLDIGVSRVDGKIAGDVADDVWDVAAWVSPNPKGVGPMTRAMLLSNIVDIAERSARP, from the coding sequence GTGACCGCAGAGACACTGGACGGCAGTGCCACCCTCGCCACCATCAAGGCCGAGCTGACCGTGCGCGTGGCGGCTCTCAAGGAGCGCGGCGTCGTGCCCGGCCTGGGCACGGTGCTGGTCGGTGACGACCCCGGCTCCCACTGGTACGTCGGCGCCAAGCACAAGGACTGTGCCGCGATCGGCATCACGTCGTTGCGCCACGACCTGCCCGCGACTGCCACCCAGGCCGAGGTCGAGGCGGTCATCGACGAGCTCAACGCCGACCCGGCGTGCACGGGCTTCCTGGTGCAGCAGCCGACGGGGCTCGACGAGTTCGCGCTGCTGTCGCGGGTCGACCCCGACAAGGACGTCGACGGCCTCCACCCGACCAACCTCGGCAAGCTGGTCCTGGGCGAGTCCGGGCCGCTGCCCTGCACACCGGTCGGCGCCATCGAGCTGCTCCGGCGCCACGAGGTGAACATCGCCGGCGCCGAGGTCGTGGTCGTGGGCCGTGGTCTGACCGTCGGTCGGCCGCTCGGCCTCCTGTTGACGCGCCGCTCCGAGAACGCCACCGTCACGCTCTGCCACACCGGCACCGTCGACCTGGCCGCGCACGTACGCCGCGCCGACATCGTGGTGGCCGCGGCTGGCGTGCCCGGCATCATCTCCGGCGACATGGTCAAGCCAGGTGCGGCCGTGCTCGACATCGGCGTCTCGCGCGTCGACGGCAAGATCGCCGGCGATGTGGCCGACGACGTCTGGGACGTCGCCGCCTGGGTCTCGCCGAACCCGAAGGGCGTCGGGCCGATGACCCGCGCGATGCTGCTCAGCAACATCGTCGACATCGCCGAGAGGTCTGCGCGCCCGTGA
- a CDS encoding NADP-dependent isocitrate dehydrogenase: MAKIIYTHTDEAPLLATYSFLPIVEAYARTAGVGVETRDISLAGRIIALFPERLTAEQRIDDALAELGQLATTPEANIIKLPNISASIPQLKAAIAELQGQGYDLPAYPENPQSDDEKATRATYDKVKGSAVNPVLREGNSDRRAPASVKNYAKQHPHSMGAWSAESKTNVATMGHDDFRTNERSVVLEADDTLRIEHVTADGTVTVLKESIPVLAGEVVDGTFMNVAALDTFLAEQVQRAKDEGVLFSVHLKATMMKVSDPIIFGHVVKVFFPVVFEQYGDQLAAAGISANDGLGAVLSAVDALPDGAAIRSAIERGIADGPALAMVDSDKGITNLHVPSDVIVDASMPAMIRSSGHMWNAAGEEQDTLAVIPDSSYASVYQTVLDDCRANGAFDPATMGSVPNVGLMAKAAEEYGSHDKTFEIAEAGAVRVVNAAGDVLIEHQVGAGDIWRACQTKDEPIRDWVKLAVTRARASGVPAIFWLDETRAHDANLIAKVEKYLPEYDAALGGGDLTIEIMNPADATAYSLERIRKGEDTISVTGNVLRDYNTDLFPILELGTSAKMLSIVPLMNGGGLFETGAGGSAPKHVQQLVKENYLRWDSLGEFFALAASFEHLGDSTDNPRARILADTLDRATGTFLAENRSPGRKLGTIDNRGSHFYLALYWAEELAKQTEDAALGEAFAALAARLREDEQTIVDELLAVQGSPVDLGGYFRPDPAKASAVMRPSTTLNEALEGLDV, from the coding sequence ATGGCCAAGATCATCTACACCCACACCGACGAGGCGCCGCTGCTCGCGACGTACTCCTTCCTGCCCATCGTCGAGGCCTATGCCCGCACCGCCGGAGTCGGCGTGGAGACCCGTGACATCTCGCTGGCCGGCCGCATCATCGCGCTGTTCCCCGAGCGGCTGACCGCCGAGCAGCGCATCGACGACGCGCTCGCCGAGCTCGGCCAGCTGGCGACCACGCCCGAGGCCAACATCATCAAGCTGCCCAACATCTCCGCGTCGATCCCGCAGCTCAAGGCAGCGATCGCCGAGCTGCAGGGTCAGGGCTATGACCTGCCGGCGTACCCCGAGAACCCGCAGTCCGACGACGAGAAGGCCACCCGCGCGACGTACGACAAGGTCAAGGGCAGCGCGGTCAACCCGGTGCTGCGCGAGGGCAACTCCGACCGCCGCGCCCCGGCCTCGGTCAAGAACTACGCGAAGCAGCACCCGCACTCGATGGGCGCCTGGTCCGCAGAGTCGAAGACCAACGTCGCGACCATGGGCCACGACGACTTCCGCACCAACGAGCGCTCCGTCGTGCTCGAGGCTGACGACACGCTGCGCATCGAGCACGTCACCGCAGACGGCACTGTCACGGTGCTCAAGGAGTCGATCCCGGTGCTGGCCGGCGAGGTCGTCGACGGCACGTTCATGAACGTCGCCGCTCTCGACACCTTCCTGGCGGAGCAGGTCCAGCGGGCCAAGGACGAGGGTGTGCTCTTCTCGGTGCACCTCAAGGCCACGATGATGAAGGTCTCCGACCCGATCATCTTCGGCCACGTCGTGAAGGTCTTCTTCCCCGTTGTCTTCGAGCAGTACGGCGACCAGCTGGCCGCCGCCGGCATCAGCGCCAATGACGGCCTCGGTGCCGTGCTCTCCGCCGTCGACGCGCTGCCAGACGGCGCGGCCATCCGCTCGGCGATCGAGCGGGGCATCGCCGACGGACCGGCGCTGGCGATGGTCGACTCCGACAAGGGCATCACCAACCTGCACGTGCCGTCCGACGTCATCGTCGACGCGTCGATGCCCGCGATGATCCGTTCGTCGGGCCACATGTGGAACGCGGCCGGCGAGGAGCAGGACACCCTCGCGGTGATCCCCGACTCGTCGTACGCGTCGGTCTACCAGACCGTCCTCGACGACTGCCGCGCCAACGGCGCGTTCGACCCGGCCACGATGGGCTCGGTGCCCAACGTCGGGTTGATGGCCAAGGCGGCCGAGGAGTACGGCTCCCACGACAAGACGTTCGAGATCGCCGAGGCCGGCGCGGTCCGCGTCGTCAACGCGGCCGGTGACGTGCTGATCGAGCACCAGGTCGGTGCCGGTGACATCTGGCGCGCCTGCCAGACGAAGGACGAGCCGATCCGTGACTGGGTCAAGCTGGCCGTCACCCGTGCCCGCGCCTCGGGCGTGCCGGCGATCTTCTGGCTCGACGAGACCCGTGCCCACGACGCCAACCTGATCGCGAAGGTGGAGAAGTACCTGCCGGAGTACGACGCCGCGCTCGGCGGGGGGGATCTGACCATCGAGATCATGAACCCGGCCGACGCCACGGCGTACTCCCTGGAGCGGATCCGCAAGGGCGAGGACACCATCTCGGTCACCGGCAACGTGCTGCGCGACTACAACACAGACCTGTTCCCGATCCTCGAGCTCGGCACCAGCGCCAAGATGCTGTCGATCGTGCCGCTGATGAACGGTGGGGGCCTCTTCGAGACCGGCGCCGGCGGCTCGGCGCCCAAGCACGTGCAGCAGCTCGTCAAGGAGAACTACCTGCGCTGGGACAGCCTTGGCGAGTTCTTCGCGCTGGCCGCCAGCTTCGAGCACCTCGGTGACTCGACCGACAACCCGCGGGCCAGGATCCTTGCCGACACCCTCGACCGCGCCACCGGCACTTTCCTGGCCGAGAACCGCTCGCCGGGCCGCAAGCTCGGCACGATCGACAACCGCGGCAGCCACTTCTACCTGGCCCTCTACTGGGCCGAGGAGCTGGCCAAGCAGACCGAGGACGCCGCGCTGGGTGAGGCGTTCGCGGCACTGGCCGCCCGCCTCCGCGAGGACGAGCAGACGATCGTCGACGAGCTGCTCGCCGTACAGGGGTCACCGGTCGACCTTGGCGGCTACTTCCGCCCCGACCCTGCGAAGGCGAGTGCCGTGATGCGCCCGTCGACCACGCTCAACGAGGCTCTGGAAGGGCTCGACGTCTGA
- a CDS encoding malate dehydrogenase — protein sequence MSNAPLKVAVTGAAGQIGYSLLFRLASGSLLGPDRPIQLQLLEIEPALKTLEGVVMELDDCAFPTLAGVEIGHDPEQIFDGVNLALLVGARPRGPGMERGDLLSANGAIFTAQGKALNAVAADDVRIGVTGNPANTNALIAMKNAPDIPAERFSALTRLDHNRAISQLAAKTGAPVTDITHMTIWGNHSATQYPDLFNAQVAGKNAAEAVGDQEWLESTFIPTVAKRGAAIIEARGSSSAASAASATVDAARDWLLGSAEGDWVSMAVVSDGSYGVPEGLVSSFPVTTRDGNWEIVQGLDVNEFSRGRIDASTAELAEERDAVTELGLI from the coding sequence GTGAGCAACGCCCCCCTCAAGGTCGCCGTCACCGGTGCCGCCGGTCAGATCGGCTACAGCCTGCTGTTCCGTCTCGCGAGCGGCTCGCTGCTCGGCCCCGACCGACCGATCCAGCTGCAGCTCCTGGAGATCGAGCCGGCTCTCAAGACGCTCGAGGGCGTCGTGATGGAGCTCGACGACTGCGCCTTCCCCACGCTCGCCGGTGTCGAGATCGGCCACGACCCCGAGCAGATCTTCGATGGCGTCAACCTCGCCCTGCTCGTCGGCGCCCGCCCGCGCGGCCCCGGCATGGAGCGCGGTGACCTGCTCTCGGCCAACGGCGCGATCTTCACCGCCCAGGGCAAGGCGCTCAACGCGGTCGCCGCCGACGACGTACGCATCGGTGTCACCGGCAACCCCGCCAACACCAACGCGCTGATCGCGATGAAGAACGCCCCGGACATCCCGGCCGAGCGCTTCTCCGCGCTGACCCGCCTCGACCACAACCGCGCCATCTCGCAGCTCGCGGCCAAGACCGGCGCCCCGGTCACCGACATCACGCACATGACGATCTGGGGCAACCACTCGGCGACGCAGTACCCCGACCTCTTCAATGCGCAGGTCGCCGGCAAGAACGCAGCCGAGGCCGTGGGCGACCAGGAGTGGCTCGAGAGCACCTTCATCCCCACCGTCGCCAAGCGCGGCGCCGCGATCATCGAGGCGCGTGGATCCTCCTCGGCTGCCTCCGCGGCCTCCGCCACCGTCGACGCTGCCCGCGACTGGCTGCTCGGCAGCGCCGAGGGCGACTGGGTGTCGATGGCTGTCGTCTCCGACGGCTCGTACGGCGTGCCTGAGGGCCTCGTCTCGTCGTTCCCGGTCACGACCAGGGACGGCAACTGGGAGATCGTCCAGGGCCTCGACGTCAACGAGTTCTCCCGCGGCCGCATCGACGCCTCGACGGCCGAGCTGGCCGAAGAGCGCGACGCGGTCACCGAGCTCGGCCTTATCTGA
- a CDS encoding MIP family channel protein, which produces MTTTTTETPTTGQKFAAEVFGTFGLVFFGCGTAMLTTELDQFSYVGTALAFGLAVLVMAYAVGRISGGHFNPAVTLGAALGGRLAWREVGVYVGAQLLGGLLAGAILFGLFHGIEGFDAEGNMAQNSFGDDGTGYAWWAALILELLLTAIFVWVILAVTDARNALNAGAAPLAIGLALTMIHLASIGFTGTSVNPARSIGVGVFAGTDAIIQLWLFIVAPLVGAAIAGLTYPLIFAHGDDPVAGSGLRLGGGRNKHQVQQYPGYGQQQWGQPGAPQQWGQPGTPQQWGQQAAPPPQQQQWVQQPAAPAQQPPPQQPGQQYPQAQPGQQGQSWGQPAPGQQPGTPQQWGTPDADEDGRTQIRPQD; this is translated from the coding sequence ATGACAACCACGACCACCGAAACTCCCACCACGGGGCAGAAGTTCGCTGCCGAGGTCTTCGGCACCTTCGGTCTCGTCTTCTTCGGCTGCGGCACGGCGATGCTCACGACCGAGCTGGATCAGTTCAGCTACGTCGGCACCGCCCTGGCATTCGGGCTCGCCGTGCTCGTGATGGCCTACGCCGTCGGCCGCATCTCCGGTGGCCACTTCAACCCCGCCGTCACGCTCGGCGCCGCCCTCGGCGGCCGGCTGGCGTGGCGTGAGGTCGGTGTCTACGTCGGTGCACAGCTGCTCGGCGGTCTGCTCGCCGGCGCGATCCTCTTCGGGCTGTTCCACGGTATCGAGGGCTTCGACGCCGAGGGCAACATGGCTCAGAACTCCTTCGGCGACGACGGCACCGGCTACGCCTGGTGGGCCGCGCTCATCCTCGAGCTCCTGCTCACCGCCATCTTCGTCTGGGTCATCCTGGCCGTCACCGATGCCCGCAACGCGCTCAACGCGGGGGCGGCTCCGCTGGCCATCGGCCTCGCGCTGACGATGATCCACCTGGCCTCGATCGGCTTCACCGGCACGTCGGTCAACCCGGCCCGCTCGATCGGCGTGGGCGTCTTCGCCGGCACCGACGCGATCATCCAGCTGTGGCTGTTCATCGTCGCACCGCTCGTCGGCGCCGCGATCGCCGGACTCACCTACCCGCTGATCTTCGCCCACGGCGACGACCCCGTGGCCGGCTCGGGCCTGCGCCTCGGCGGTGGCCGCAACAAGCATCAGGTGCAGCAGTACCCCGGATACGGCCAGCAGCAGTGGGGCCAGCCGGGCGCTCCCCAGCAGTGGGGGCAGCCGGGCACGCCGCAGCAGTGGGGCCAGCAGGCCGCGCCGCCGCCGCAGCAGCAGCAGTGGGTCCAGCAGCCCGCCGCTCCCGCCCAGCAGCCGCCCCCCCAGCAGCCAGGTCAGCAGTACCCGCAGGCCCAGCCCGGCCAGCAGGGTCAGTCGTGGGGCCAGCCGGCTCCCGGCCAGCAGCCCGGCACTCCCCAGCAGTGGGGCACGCCCGACGCCGACGAAGACGGCCGCACCCAGATCCGTCCGCAGGACTGA
- a CDS encoding DUF3017 domain-containing protein, with amino-acid sequence MTESELPTPEDVPAVSAESLVDGELAAPEDVEERRYPSTIGGMFYLGVLLVAVISLGVVIGGNWRLGIRWLGGALIFAAAVRVVLKGRDAGMLAVRSKWIDAVLLSGMGAALIFLASSIPDQPG; translated from the coding sequence GTGACCGAAAGCGAGCTGCCCACGCCCGAGGACGTCCCCGCCGTCTCGGCTGAGTCGCTCGTCGACGGTGAGCTGGCAGCGCCCGAGGACGTCGAGGAACGCCGCTACCCGAGCACGATCGGCGGCATGTTCTACCTCGGCGTACTCCTCGTCGCGGTCATCTCCCTCGGTGTCGTGATCGGCGGCAACTGGCGCCTGGGCATCCGCTGGCTCGGCGGGGCGCTCATCTTCGCGGCCGCCGTGCGGGTCGTGCTCAAGGGCCGCGACGCCGGCATGCTCGCCGTACGTTCGAAGTGGATCGACGCTGTGCTGCTCTCCGGCATGGGGGCGGCGCTGATCTTCCTGGCCAGCTCGATCCCCGACCAGCCGGGCTGA
- the purN gene encoding phosphoribosylglycinamide formyltransferase, which translates to MPAPARLVVLVSGSGTNLQALLDACADPGYGARVAAVGADRDDIEGLARAEGAGVPTFVRKVRDYVSREHWDRALTDAVAAFDPDLVVSAGFMKLVGEDFLSRFEGRMLNTHPALCPAFPGMHGAAEALEYGVKVTGATLFVVDGGVDTGPIVAQVPVVVEDADDEASLHERIKVAERTMLVESVGRMAREGWSVEGRRVRLG; encoded by the coding sequence GTGCCCGCACCCGCCCGTCTCGTCGTCCTCGTCTCCGGCTCCGGCACCAACCTCCAGGCCCTTCTCGATGCCTGCGCCGACCCCGGGTACGGCGCCCGCGTGGCCGCCGTGGGAGCCGACCGTGACGACATCGAGGGTCTCGCCCGGGCCGAAGGGGCCGGCGTACCCACGTTCGTGCGCAAGGTGCGCGACTACGTCTCGCGCGAGCACTGGGACCGGGCGCTCACCGACGCGGTCGCCGCGTTCGACCCCGACCTGGTCGTCTCGGCCGGGTTCATGAAGCTGGTGGGGGAGGACTTCCTGTCTCGCTTCGAGGGCCGGATGCTCAACACCCACCCGGCCCTGTGCCCGGCGTTCCCGGGCATGCACGGCGCCGCCGAGGCGCTCGAGTACGGCGTCAAGGTGACCGGAGCGACCCTGTTCGTGGTCGACGGGGGAGTCGACACCGGGCCGATCGTCGCGCAGGTGCCGGTCGTGGTCGAGGACGCCGACGACGAGGCCTCGCTGCACGAGCGCATCAAGGTCGCCGAACGCACCATGCTGGTGGAGAGCGTCGGGCGGATGGCACGCGAGGGTTGGTCGGTCGAAGGCCGCCGGGTTCGTCTAGGCTGA